In a genomic window of Magnolia sinica isolate HGM2019 chromosome 16, MsV1, whole genome shotgun sequence:
- the LOC131228658 gene encoding uncharacterized protein LOC131228658: MKNLYRKGKVHPSPSHVAPHQTDPILSLLCNLPSTILTLTAALLPEDRQVLAYLLNNNNNNYNNNNSNRKNNNNNNNKKKTPEEKRGEHPPLFDCSCFRCYMSFWVRWDSSPNRQLIHEILEAFEDSLQKAPKQKKQQQQKRKGRRGDADGSSSDVSGEILKDSCLDCEDHLEGVGIDEEEKSTVGRFVSFIGERIWGVWNQ, from the coding sequence ATGAAGAATCTCTATAGGAAAGGCAAGGTCCATCCCTCACCATCACATGTGGCCCCCCATCAAACAGACCCGATTCTCTCCCTCCTCTGCAACCTTCCATCCACCATCCTAACCCTCACAGCAGCTCTTCTCCCAGAAGACAGGCAAGTTCTTGCATACCttctcaacaacaacaacaacaactacaacaacaacaacagcaacagaaaaaacaataacaacaacaacaataaaaagaaaaccccagaagagaaaagaggagaacaCCCTCCTCTCTTCGATTGTAGCTGTTTCAGATGCTATATGAGCTTTTGGGTGAGGTGGGATTCTTCCCCAAATCGTCAGTTGATTCATGAAATCTTAGAAGCCTTTGAAGACAGCTTGCAGAAAGCACCCAAGCAgaaaaaacagcagcagcagaagagaaagggaagaagaggTGACGCTGATGGAAGTAGTAGTGATGTTTCTGGGGAGATTTTGAAGGATAGCTGTTTGGACTGTGAGGATCATCTTGAGGGTGTTGGGattgatgaagaagaaaagagcACCGTTGGAAGGTTTGTTAGTTTTATTGGAGAGAGGATTTGGGGTGTGTGGAATCAATAA